In Rhinolophus sinicus isolate RSC01 linkage group LG17, ASM3656204v1, whole genome shotgun sequence, one DNA window encodes the following:
- the TMEM81 gene encoding transmembrane protein 81 produces the protein MKTSATSFILGSLVLVIYLPFVVTVPKTLAIPEKLQEAVGQVIVNATTCTVTCGLGYKEETVCEVGPDGVRRKCKSQRLECLTNWICGMVHFTILIGKEFELSCLSSEILEIGQEAFRFTWRLARGIISTDDEVFKPFRAISHFVKFESAQEYDSGTYRCDVQLLKNLRVVKRLYFGLRVLPPTLVNLDFHQSLTEDQKLADEGLEVNLDNYSRPHRPPWRKKVAITLGIGIASGVAGSVLVSIVVYGGLRVIYSLKA, from the coding sequence ATGAAGACTTCAGCCACCAGTTTCATCCTTGGGAGCCTGGTGTTGGTTATTTATCTGCCTTTCGTGGTGACTGTACCTAAAACACTGGCCATCCCTGAGAAGCTGCAAGAAGCTGTGGGGCAAGTTATTGTCAATGCCACAACCTGTACTGTCACCTGTGGCCTTGGCTATAAGGAGGAGACTGTCTGTGAGGTGGGCCCTGATGGAGTGAGAAGGAAGTGTAAATCGCAGCGCTTGGAATGCCTGACCAACTGGATCTGTGGAATGGTCCATTTCACCATTCTAATAGGGAAGGAATTTGAGCTGAGCTGTCTGAGTTCCGAAATCTTGGAGATTGGGCAGGAAGCTTTCCGTTTCACCTGGAGACTCGCTCGGGGCATCATCTCAACTGATGATGAAGTCTTCAAGCCCTTTCGAGCCATTTCCCACTTTGTGAAGTTTGAATCTGCTCAGGAGTATGACTCTGGGACCTACCGGTGTGATGTGCAGCTGTTAAAAAATTTGAGAGTTGTCAAGAGGCTCTATTTTGGTCTGAGGGTCCTTCCTCCTACCTTAGTGAACCTGGATTTCCACCAGTCCCTCACTGAGGATCAGAAATTAGCAGACGAGGGCCTGGAAGTGAATCTGGATAACTATTCCAGGCCTCACCGTCCGCCGTGGAGAAAGAAGGTGGCTATCACCTTGGGAATAGGAATTGCCAGTGGAGTTGCTGGCAGTGTGCTGGTGAGCATTGTCGTGTATGGTGGGCTGAGGGTGATCTACAGCCTGAAGGCCTAG
- the CNTN2 gene encoding contactin-2, with translation MGPTPRRKSHLLLLAAVVLISSPAWSSARGSPATFGPVFEDQPLSLLFPEESTEEKVTLACHARASPPATYRWKMNGTEMKLEPGSRHQLVGGNLVIMNPTKGQDAGVYQCLASNPVGTIISREAVLRFGFLQEFSKEERDPVKTHEGWGVMLPCNPPAHYPGLSYRWLLNEFPNFIPTDGRHFVSQTTGNLYIARTNASDLGNYSCLATSHMDFSTKSVFSKFAQLNLAAEDPRLFAPSIKARFPAETYALVGQQVTLECFAFGNPVPRIKWSKVDGSLSPQWATAEPTLQIPNVSFEDEGTYECEAENSRGRDSVMGRIIVQAQPEWLKVISDMEADIGSSLRWGCAAAGKPRPTVRWLRNGEPLAPQTRIEVLAGDLRFSKLSLEDSGMYQCVAENKHGTIYASAELAVQALAPDFRLNPVRRLIPAARGGEVIIPCQPRAAPKAVVLWSKGTEILVNSSRVTVTPDGTLIIRNISRSDEGKYTCFAENFMGKANSTGILSVRDATKITLAPSSADIHLGDNLTLQCHASHDPTMDLTFIWTLDDLPIDSDKPGGHYRRASVKETVGDLTILNAQLRHGGKYVCMAQTVVDSASKEATVLVRGPPGPPGGVVVRDIGDTTVQLSWSRGFDNHSPIAKYTLQARTPPAGKWKQVRTNPANIEGNAETAQVLGLTPWMDYEFRVTASNILGTGEPSGPSSKIRTKEAAPSVAPSGLSGGGGAPGELVVNWTPMSREYQHGDGFGYLLSFRRQGSASWQTARVPGADAQYFVYSNESVRPYTPFEVKIRSYNRRGNGPESLTALVFSAEEEPRVAPTNVWAKGVSSSEMNVTWEPVQQDMNGILLGYEIRYWKAGDKEAAADRVRTAGLDPSARVTDLHPNTKYHVTVRAYNRAGTGPASPSTNATTMKPPPRRPPGNISWTFSSSSLSIKWDPVVPLRNESAVTGYKMLYQDDLHPTPTLHLSSKNGIEIAVPKDLSYALVQIRTTGPGGDGTPAEVHIVRNGGTSMMVEKSAVGPAPRSGTTLSHAAAMLILVGYLEL, from the exons ATGGGGCCAACCCCCAGGAGGAAGTCACACCTGCTGCTGCTGGCGGCTGTGGTCCTTATCTCTTCTCCAG CTTGGAGCTCAGCCCGGGGATCCCCAGCCACCTTTGGGCCTGTCTTTGAAGACCAGCCCCTCAGTCTGCTATTCCCAGAGGAATCCACAGAGGAGAAGGTGACGTTGGCGTGCCATGCCCGGGCCAGCCCTCCTGCCACCTATAG GTGGAAGATGAACGGCACTGAGATGAAGCTGGAGCCAGGTTCCCGCCACCAGCTGGTGGGGGGCAACTTGGTCATCATGAACCCCACCAAAGGACAGGATGCTGGCGTCTACCAGTGCCTGGCGTCTAACCCTGTGGGCACCATTATCAGCAGGGAGGCTGTGCTACGCTTTGGCT TTCTGCAGGAATTCTCCAAGGAGGAACGAGACCCAGTGAAAACCCATGAAGGTTGGGGGGTGATGTTGCCCTGTAACCCGCCTGCCCACTACCCAG GCCTGTCCTACCGCTGGCTCCTCAACGAGTTCCCCAACTTCATCCCGACGGATGGGCGTCACTTCGTGTCCCAGACCACAGGGAACCTGTACATCGCCCGGACCAACGCCTCCGACCTGGGCAACTACTCCTGCCTGGCTACCAGCCACATGGACTTCTCCACCAAGAGCGTCTTCAGCAAGTTCGCTCAGCTCAACCTGGCTGCTGAAG ATCCCAGGCTCTTTGCGCCCAGCATCAAGGCCCGGTTCCCAGCAGAGACATATGCGCTGGTGGGACAGCAGGTCACCCTGGAGTGCTTTGCCTTTGGGAA CCCCGTCCCCAGAATCAAGTGGAGCAAAGTGGACGGCTCCTTGTCCCCGCAGTGGGCCACAGCCGAGCCCACCCTGCAGATCCCCAACGTCAGTTTCGAGGACGAGGGCACCTATGAGTGTGAGGCGGAGAACTCCAGGGGCCGAGACAGTGTCATGGGCCGCATCATCGTGCAGG CCCAGCCGGAGTGGCTCAAGGTGATCTCGGACATGGAAGCTGACATCGGTTCCAGCCTGCGTTGGGGCTGCGCTGCCGCCGGCAAACCCCGGCCCACAGTGCGCTGGCTGCGGAACGGGGAGCCGCTGGCCCCCCAG ACCCGGATAGAGGTGCTGGCCGGGGACCTGCGATTCTCCAAGCTGAGCCTGGAGGACTCAGGCATGTACCAGTGTGTGGCAGAGAACAAGCATGGCACCATCTACGCCAGTGCCGAGCTGGCCGTTCAAG CACTGGCTCCCGACTTCAGGCTGAATCCTGTAAGGCGTCTGATCCCTGCGGCCCGAGGGGGAGAAGTCATTATCCCCTGTCAGCCCCGCGCAGCTCCAAAGGCCGTGGTGCTCTGGAGCAAAGGCACTGAGATTTTGGTCAACAGCAGCAG AGTGACTGTCACTCCAGATGGCACCTTGATCATAAGAAACATCAGTCGGTCAGATGAAGGCAAATACACCTGCTTTGCTGAGAATTTCATGGGCAAAGCCAACAGCACTGGCATCCTGTCTGTGCGAG aTGCAACTAAGATCACTCTAGCTCCCTCAAGCGCTGACATCCACTTGGGAGACAATCTGACTCTGCAGTGCCACGCCTCGCACGACCCCACCATGGACCTCACCTTCATCTGGACCCTGGATGACCTCCCCATTGACTCCGATAAGCCTGGGGGCCACTACCGCAGGGCCAGTGTG AAGGAGACAGTTGGGGATCTGACCATCCTGAACGCCCAGCTGCGCCACGGCGGGAAGTACGTGTGCATGGCTCAGACAGTGGTGGACAGTGCGTCCAAGGAGGCCACAGTCCTGGTCCGAG GTCCACCAGGTCCCCCGGGAGGTGTGGTGGTGAGGGACATTGGCGACACCACTGTCCAGCTCAGCTGGAGCCGTGGCTTCGACAACCACAGCCCCATTGCCAAATACACCCTGCAAGCTCGCACTCCACCTGCAGGGAAGTGGAAGCAAGTTCGGACCA ATCCGGCCAACATCGAGGGCAATGCAGAGACCGCCCAAGTGCTGGGCCTCACACCCTGGATGGACTATGAGTTCCGGGTCACAGCCAGCAACATCCTGGGCACTGGGGAGCCCAGTGGGCCCTCCAGCAAAATTCGGACCAAGGAAGCAG CGCCCTCAGTGGCACCCTCAGGACTCAGCGGCGGTGGTGGTGCCCCGGGAGAGCTCGTCGTCAACTGGACG CCCATGTCACGGGAGTACCAGCACGGAGACGGCTTCGGCTACCTGCTGTCCTTCCGCAGGCAGGGCAGCGCGAGCTGGCAGACGGCCCGAGTGCCCGGCGCCGACGCCCAGTACTTCGTCTACAGCAACGAGAGTGTCCGGCCCTACACGCCCTTTGAAGTCAAGATCCGCAGCTACAACCGCCGTGGGAATGGGCCCGAGAGTCTCACCGCGCTCGTGTTCTCCGCTGAGGAGG agcccagggtggCCCCTACCAATGTCTGGGCCAAGGGGGTCTCATCTTCAGAGATGAACGTGACCTGGGAACCTGTGCAACAGGACATGAACGGGATTCTCCTGGGGTATGAG ATCCGCTACTGGAAAGCTGGGGACAAAGAAGCGGCTGCTGACCGAGTGAGGACAGCAGGGCTGGACCCCAGTGCCCGAGTCACTGACCTGCACCCCAACACCAAGTACCACGTAACTGTACGAGCTTACAACCGGGCGggcactgggcctgccagcccttCCACCAATGCCACGACCATGAAGCCCC CTCCACGGCGACCTCCTGGCAATATCTCCTGGACTTTCTCGAGCTCCAGTCTTAGTATTAAGTGGGACCCTGTGGTCCCTCTCCGAAATGAGTCTGCAGTCACTGGCTATAAG ATGCTGTACCAGGATGACTTACACCCGACTCCCACGCTCCACCTCAGCAGCAAGAACGGGATAGAAATTGCAGTTCCCAAAGACCTCAGCTATGCCCTGGTGCAGATCCGGACCACAGGGCCTGGAGGGGACGGCACCCCAGCAGAAGTCCACATCGTGAGGAACGGAG GCACAAGCATGATGGTGGAGAAGTCGGCAGTCGGCCCAGCCCCACGCTCGGGCACCACGCTCTCCCACGCGGCGGCGATGCTGATCCTCGTAGGCTACCTGGAGCTCTGA